The stretch of DNA ACTCGCGCCGTGCTTACTCCGGCGCGAAGAACTCGTTGCCGTGCATGTCGACCAGTTCCAGCGCGCGGCCACCGCCACGGGCGACGCAGGTCAGCGGATCGTCGGCGACCTGCACGTGCAGGCCCGTCTCCTCGCTGATCAGGCGGTCCAGGTCGCGCAGCAGGGCGCCGCCACCGGTCAGCACGATGCCGCGCTCGGCGACGTCGGCGCACAGTTCCGGCGGGGTCTGCTCCAGCGCCAGCTTGATCGCCGAGACGATGCCGGCCAGCGGCTCGCGCAGGGCCTCGAGGACCTCGTTGGAGTTGATCGTGATCATCTTCGGCACGCCCTCTGCGAGGTTGCGGCCGGAGACCTCGATCGAGGCCGCCTTGGTCTGCGGGTAGGCGCAGCCGATCTCGATCTTGATGCGCTCGGAGGTCGCCTCGCCGATCAGCGTGCCGTAGGTGCGGCGCACGTAGCTGATGATCGACTCGTCGAAACGGTCGCCGCCGATGCGGACGGAAGCCGAGTAGACGATGCCGTTCAGGGCGATGACTGCGACTTCGGTGGTGCCGCCGCCGATGTCGACGACCATCGAACCGCGTGCCTCGGTGACCGGCATGCCGGCGCCGATCGCGGCCGCCATCGGTTCCTCGATGAGGTAAACCTCACGCGCGCCGGCCTCCTCGGCCGATTCCTTGATGGCGCGGCGCTCGACCTGGGTCGAGCCGCAGGGCACGCACACCAGCACGCGCGGACTCGGGCGCAGGAAACGCGACTTGTGCACCTTGCGGATGAAATGCTTGAGCATTTCCTCGGTGTAGGTGAAGTCGGCGATGACGCCGTCCTTCATCGGGCGGATCGTGGTGATGTGGCCCGGGGTGCGCCCGAGCATCATCTTGGCCTCGCTGCCGACCGCCGCGACGGTGCGGTTGCCGCCGATCAGGCGGTCCTGGCGGACAGCGACCACCGATGGTTCGTTCAGGACGATTCCCTGGCCGCGGACGTAGATGAGAGTGTTGGCCGTGCCCAGGTCGATGGACAGGTCGTTGGAAAACATGCCGCGAAACTTCTTGAACATCGAGGGATAGGCCGTCAAATGGGGGCGCGAGGGGTTCGCTAGCCTAGCAACCGCCCCCCCTGCGAGCAAGGAAAAAACCTGCAATTCCCGGCACTTCGTGCCGCCGGTGGTCACCCCGGGGGTTGCGGCCCGAATTCGCACCCGAAAGGCGGCCAAGAGCGTCTCCCGGACGGGGGTGATCGGCGTGCTGGTCGTCCGGGTCCCCAGCGGCTACCCTAGCGCCCGCGCGGCGCTCCGGCCGCTTTTTTCTTTGGGGTACGACCGATGTCTGCGCTGATCTGCGGCTCTCTGGCCTACGACACGATCATGGTGTTTCCGGACCAGTTCAAGAACCACATCCTGCCGGACAAGGTTCACATCCTGAACGTCTCGTTCCTGGTGCCGCGCATGCGCCGCGAGTTCGGCGGCTGCGCCGGCAACATCGCCTACAACCTCAAGCTGCTCGGCGGCGATCCGATTCCGATGGCCACCGTTGGCCAGGACTTCGGTCCGTACCGCGAGCACTTCGAGCAGCAGGGCATCAACCTGTCGCAGGTGAAGGAGATCGAGGAGCTGTTCACGCCGCAGGCCTTCATCACCACCGACCACGACAACAACCAGATCACCGCGTTCCATCCGGGCGCGATGATGCGCAGCTACGAGAACCACGTGCGCGACGTCAAGGGCGTGAGCTTCGGCATCGTCAGCCCCGACGGTCGCGAAGGCATGCTGCAGAACGCCACCGAGTTCGCCGAGCTGGGCATTCCCTTCATCTTCGATCCGGGCCAGGCGATGCCGCTGTTCAACGGCGAAGAGCTGCGCCACTTCATCGAGCAGGCCGATTACGTCACCGTCAACGACTACGAGTCCAACCTGCTGCAGGAACGCACCGGCTGGAGCGAGAACGACATCGTCAAGCGGGTGAAGGCGTACATCACCACGCGCGGCCCGCACGGTTCGCAGATCCACACGCCGGAAAAGACCTTCGACATTCCGCCGGCGCACGAGCGCCGCGTCACCGACCCGACTGGCTGCGGCGATGCGTTCCGCGCCGGCCTGATCTTCGGCATCGAGAAGGGCTACGACTGGCTGACCATCGGCCGCATGGGCAACCTGATGGGCGCGCTCAAGGTCGAACACCCGGGCACGCAGAACCAGCGCTTCGATTACGACGAGTTCAACGAACAGTTCAAGCAGCAGTTCGGTTATTCGCTCTGACGCATTGGCGATGCTGGCGCTACATCATGTGCGCCAGCCATAGCAGCTCCGGTGCCGCCAGGCGTTCGAACTCCTTGTAGGGCATCCGCACCACTTCGGTGTGGTTGCCCGCGTTGAACGCGATCTCGTCCTGGTGCGCCAGGCGCGAATCGACATACACCGGCATGCCGTAGAGATGGCCGAACGGCGGCATCGCGCCAGGTTCGCAGTCGGGGAATGCGCCGCGGAACTCGGTCTCCTCGGCCAGCTCGACCATCGCACCGCCCAGGGCCAGCCCCAGTCGATACAGGTCGGCGCGGTAAGTTGACGGCATCACCACCATCGCCAGTCGGCCGTCGGCCTTGATCATCACCGTCTTGGCGAAATGCACCGGTTCGATGTGTGCGATCGACGCGGTGTCGTGGGCGGTGATCGTGCGCGGGTGGTTGAGCGTGGTGTAGGGCGCGTGCCCCTGGTCGAGCAGATTGTGCAGGCGTGGTGAGAGCATGGCGGCCTCCGCCTGGCTCGGCTGCGCTCCAGTCACGGCCGTGCCGCTGGGGATGGACCGGCGCGCGCATCCGGGCGGGCGCCGCAGCGGCGGGCCTCAGGGCCAGCCGCAGCCCGAGCTTACTCCTGGCGTGCAAAGACGGCGTGGTGATGCCATGAGCCTGATGTCACGAGCCTGACGTCATGAGCCCGCCGCTCAATTCCACTTCGGCAGCTTCGAAGGGTCCAGGCCGCCGACTTCGAACACCGCCGTGCGCGTTCCGCCGGCCTTGACCGGGAACTCGATGGCGATGCGCTTGGCTGCCTTCACCGTCTTCCACAGCGCGCGCTCGTCCTCGATGAACATCGCGATCGCCTGGTCGGTCTTCGGCCGGCTCGCGGCTACCGCCCTGGGCGCGGCATCGTCGACCGCCAGCTTGACCTTGCAGCCGCCGTAGCAGTCGAAGTCGCCGGCTTCCAGCACCAGGTAGCTGCTGCGGCCCCAGTCGGGATGGTCGCGGAAGATCAGCTGCACCGGACGCGCGCCGCTGCCGTCGGTGTCGACGTACTCCTTGGCGTAGATCGATGCCGACAGCTGCTCGCCGCCCTTCACCGGCTGCGTCTGGTAGGTCCACAGCGCCGCGGTGCGACGTTGCTCGCGCGCCTTGTCCGCCTTGTCCTTGACCTCCTGGTGGCGCTCCTCGATGCGCGCCGCGGCGGCACTGGTCGGGTACTTCGCCATCAGCACGTCGCCGTGGGCGCGGGCCAGTTCCCAGTTCTGCTTGCCGTACTCGGCCTCGAATGCAGCGGCCATGGCATCGGCCTCCTGCTCGCGCGCGGCCGCCTGTTGTGCCTCGGCCACCTTCGGGTCCTTGGCCGGCTCGCACGCGGCCAGCGCCAGCGTCGCGGCGAGCACGATGGCTGCGGTCAGTGAGTTCATCCTGCGCTGGATCATTGTGTCTGCCCTCGTTCGATCAGCATTTCGATCGCCTGCGCGACCATCCCGGGTTGTTCGACCAGCGACATGTGCCCGCAGCCCTCGAGCAACACTCGATTTGCCTGCGGGATGCGCTCGGCATACAGCGCCATCGCGCTGAAGTCGATCACCGCGTCCTGCCGGCACCACAGCAGCAGCGTCGGCTGGCGAATGGCGGCTGCGGCCTTTCCGGGCAGGAAACTCTCGTCGCTGCGGCCGATGCGTTCGAGCACCTGCTGCTCGAATGCCGCATCGCCACGACGTCGACTGATGTAAATGCTGCTTGCCGGCCACGGTGCCCACGGTCGTACCTTGGCATCGTGGAAGACAGTATCGAGGTAGCGCTTGAGCGATGCCTCGTCCTCGACCGCGAACGGATTCTTGCCGGCCAGCACCTGCTCGCCGAAGCGATTGTCGGCGAAGCGCACGCCGGCCGCGTCGATCAGTCCGACGCGCGCGACCTGCCGTGGATAACGCGCGGCGACGACTGCGGCGATACCGCCACCCATCGAGTGCCCGAGCAGGACGACACCGCGCGGGTCGGCCGCGACCTTCTCGATGAATTGGTCGACGCGCTCGCTCTGGGCGAGAAAGCCATAGTCGGCGCCGTCGACGCGCTGGCTCTCGCCCCAACCCGGCAGGTCCGGGATCAGCAGGCGGTAGTGCCCGCGCAGGAGCTTCGCGACCGGGTACCAGTTTTCCTTGCTGCCGGTGAAACCGTGCAGCATCACCACGGTGGGCGCGTCCTTCGGTGCCGCGTCGCTGTAGGCGTAGACCCAGCGGTGGTCGTCGACCGTGGCGCTCTCGCGCGACAGGCCGGCGGCGATGCGCTGGCGGGCGAAGTCGGCACGCACGAGACTGTAGGGATCGCGCCAGAGGACGATGGCGACGACCAGCACGAGCAGCAGCGGAATGACGATCGCCAGGAGCCTGAGGCTGCGGTGCGTCACGGCTGGATTCCCTGGTGTGGCCTTGAGGAAGCGACACGCTGCCCTCCCCTTCGCTGCGCGAAAGGGAGGGCGCGGAACGATTACTGCTTGGCGGTCGCCTGCTGCGCCTTGGCGATCGCCGCTTCCACCGAGTCGGTGGTGATCGGGTGGTAGCCCGGTCGCGCCTTGGCGAAGGTGTCCTGCGCCAGCTTCAGGCCTGCGGGCGTTTTCACCAGCTCGTTGTAGGTCGGCATGATCAGCTTGCGGCGGCCGATGCGCTCCAAGAACGCGGCGATCGCGTCATTGGCCTGCGTGTAACCGCTGCGCACGGCGAGCGGATACCAGCGCTGGGCGATCTCGCCGTTCGGCGTGCCGGTGAAGTGATACGCGGCGTCGAGCGCGGCCAGCGGCTCGGGCTTGAGCGTTTCGGGCATGCCGTCGATGAAGTGCACCCATTCCTGCGTGCTCCACTTCGCGGTCGCGTCCTTGGCGGGCAGCGTGCCGGCATCGAGCCAGGCCTTGCGCGCGGCATCGACCGCATCGAAGCGCGGCGACACCGTCTTGGGTGCATTGGCCGGAACGCCCGGCTGGTAGATCCACTCGTCCAGCTCGGCTTCGCTGACCTTGCCCGGGTACTTGTCGAGCAGGTTGGCCTTCGCGTACTCGATGAACGTGGTGGTCGGGATGCTCTGGAAGGCGAAGTGGTCGAAGTAGCCCTTCAGGAACGGATCGAACACGTCGCGGCCGTAACGCTCCTCGAGGAACTGCAGGAACCAGGCGCCCTTGGTGTAGACGGTCGAGCTGCTGGAGTCATCGGGATTGGTGACGGTGCCCGGACGCTGCGCCAGCACCTGCAGCTTCGGATCGATTTCCTTGTACTCCGCGGCAAGCTCGTTGCGCGAGATCACTTTCTCCATGTCGGCTGCCGGCTTGCCGTACAGGTCCTCGACGATGCGGTTTTCGACGTAGCTGGTGAAGCCTTCGTTGAGCCAGCTGTCCTTGGGCGTGGAGAACGTCACCAGGTTGCCAGACCAGCTGTGCGCCAGCTCATGCGCGACCAGCGACACGAGCGACTTGTCGCCGACGATCACGGTCGGCGTGGCGAAGGTCATGCGCGGGTTTTCCATGCCGCCATACGGGAACGACGGCGGCAGCACGAGGATGTCGTAACGCTCCCAGCGGTACGGGCCGTACAGGCGCTCGGCCGTCTGCATCATCTTCTCGGTGTCGTCGAACTCCTTGGCCGCCTTCTTCACCATCGCCGGTTCCGCCCAGACACCGGCGCGGCCGCTGATCGGCTGGAACACGAGGTCGCCGGCGGCGATCGCCAGCAGGTACGACGGGATCTTCTGCGGCATGGCGAAGGTGTAGTCGCCATCGCGCGCGGCCTTGGGATCGTTATCGGCGCTCATCAGCACCATCGTGTCCTTCGGCGAGGTCACGTGCGCGGTGTAGGTGAAGCGCACCTGCGGCGTGTCCTGCAGCGGCACCCACGAACGGGCGTGGATCTGCTGCGACTGGCTGAACATGAAGGGCGTCTTCTTGCCCTCGGTCATCGCCGGCGTCAGCCACTGCAGGCCCGATGCGTCGGGCGAGGTGTGGTAGGTGACGCGGATGCGCTTGTTGCGCGACGGTGACTCGATGACGAACTTGCTGCCGAGGGTCTTGTCCTTGTCGCCGATCTTCCAGGTGAGGTCTTCCCACTTGCCGTCGGCGCGCTCGCCCACGACCTTCTCGACGGTGATGTCGCGCGAGTCCAGCACCAGCTGCGTCGCCTTGGGGTCGGTCCAGTCCAGCGTGTAGGTCGCGCTGCCGCCGAGTTCCTTCTTGTCGAAGTCGACGTTGAGCATCAGGGCGAGGTCGTTGATGCGGACCTTGGACGGCTCGGCGTAGGAAAACTCGTCGACGACGGCGGTGGACTTCTGGTCGGCTGCTGTCACGGTGGCGGCCTCCTTGGAAGCGGTGGCGGCCGGCGGCGCGGCATCGCGCGAGCAACCAGCGGCAAGGGCGGCAACGAGGCAGAGGGAGAGGATCGAATGACGCATGTGGGCCCACGACGGACAGGGTGAGCGGTCGAGTTTAGCGCCTCGATGGACCGGGGGCACCGGGCTCGGCGGGCCTCGCCAGTGTGAACTGCGGCACGGTCAAGGGACGACGGTCACGGGGCTGGGGGCGTGACGGCCTGGGTCCCGGCCTTCGCCGGGACGACGTGACAGTGGGTCCCGGCGTTCGCCGGGACGACGGGGCGGGGCTAGACCTTGTAACCCGTGTGGATCGCCACGATCCCGCCCGACAGGTTGCGGTAGTCGCAACGGGCGAAGCCCGCCGCCTGCATCATCGCCTTCAGCTCGTCCTGCGGCGGATGCTTGCGGATGCTTTCGGCCAGGTACTGGTAGCTGTCCGAGTCATTGGCGAACAGCTTGCCCAGCTGCGGCAGCACCTTGAAGGAGTGGAAGTCGTAGATCGGCTTGAACCAGTCGGCCTTCACTTCCGAGAACTCCAGCACCCGCGCCTGGCCGCCGACCTTCAGCACGCGATGCATCTCGCGCAGCGCCGCGTCCTTGTCGGTGACGTTGCGCAGGCCGAAGGCAATCGTGACCAGGTCGAAGCTGCCATCCGGGAACGGCAGCTTCTCGGCGTTCATCTGCACGTATTCGAAGCCGGCGACCTTGCCCATGTCGGTCATGCGGTCGCGGCCGACGCGCAGCATCTCGCCGTTGATGTCGCCCAGCACGATGCTGCCGGCGTCGCCGACGCGGTCGCGCAGCAGCAGGGCGATGTCGCCGGTGCCGCCGGCCAGGTCGAGGACGCGGTCGCCGCGCTTGACCTGGGCGGTGCCGACGAAATAGCGCTTCCACACGCGGTGCACGCCCAACGACATAAGGTCGTTCATCAGGTCGTACTTGCTGGCGACCGAGGAGAAGACCTTGCCGACCAGCTTCTGCTTCTCGCCGGTGGGAACGTCGCGGAAGCCGAAGTGCGTGGTGCCGGTCTTGTCGGAGCCTGGCTTGTCGGAGCTTGATTGGTTCATCCGGCGATTATCGCATCAACATGCAATTCCCGGGCCCGGCCCCAGCGCCTGCCCGGTCCCGTGGAGCCACGCTGCCATGAGCCAGGTTGCTCCCCGTGAATGGTTGCCGCACGAGCGGCCACTGTTTCCGGGCTCGCCGTCGACGCCGCACCACCCGACCTGGCTGCGCTGGGCGTTCGGGCTGACCGGCGCGCTGGTGGCGATCACCGGCAGCCTCGGCAATGCCATGGTCACCACCAACCTGCTGCAGTTGCAGGGGTCGCTGGGGGTGACGGCCACCGAGATCGCCTGGCTGCCGGCCGCCTACGTGATGACCAACGTCTCGGCCAACCTCATCCTGATCAAGTTCCGCCAGCAGTTCGGCCTGCGCCTGTTCACCGAGATCAGCCTGGTGCTGTACGCGCTGGTCACGTTCGGCCACCTGTTCGTGCACGGACCGGGCTCGGCCATCGCGGTGCGCGCCGCACACGGTATCGTCGGCGCCGCGCTGACCACGCTGGGCGTGTTCTACATGATCCAGGCCCTGCCGGCGCAGCACCGCCTGCGCGCGCTGGCCATCGGCATCGGCGTGAGCCAGATCGGCGCACCGATCGCGCGGGTGATCTCCCCCGACCTGCTCGAGTTCGGCGAGTGGCGCGGTCTTTACCTGTTCGAACTGGGCCTGGCCCTGCTGTCGTTGGGCGCGGTGTTGCTGCTGCGACTGCCGCCGGGCGATCGCTACAAGGTCTTCGAACGGCTCGATGCGCTGTCCATCACCCTGCTGTCGGTCGGCATGGCGCTGCTCTGCGCCGTACTGTCGCTGGGCCGGATCGTCTGGTGGCGCGAGGCGCCGTGGATCGGCTGGTGCCTGGCCGGTTCCATCGTGCTGGTGGTCGCGGGCGTGGCAGTCGAGCACTTCCGCACCAATCCGCTGATCAACACGCGCTGGCTCAGCAGCGGCCTGATGCTGCGGCTGGGCATCGCGATCATCCTGCTGCGCATGGCGCTGTCGGAGCAGAGCGTCGGCGCGGTGGGGTTCCTGCAGGCGATGGGCCTGACCAACGAGCAGATGCGCGGCCTGTTCGCGGTGGTGCTGCTGGGCTGCATCATCGGCATCGCCACCAGTGCGATGACGGTCAGGCCGGTGCTGACGCGGGTGCCGGCGCTGATCGCGTTGACCTGCATCCTCATCGGCGCGCTGATGGATGCGTATTCCAGCAACCTCACGCGGCCACCGCAATTGATGGTGAGCCAGTTCCTGATCGGATTCGGCAGCACCTTCTTCCTTGCGCCTGCGCTGATCGCCGGCGTCGGCAGCGTGATCGCGCAGCCGCGCAACCTGATCAGCTTCTTCGTGATGTTCTCGATCACCCAGAACGTCGGAGCGCTGTTCGGCTCGGCATTCCTCAGCACCTTCCAGGTGATCCGCGAGAAGTACCACTCCAGCCAGCTGGTCGAACCCCTGACCCTGCTCGACCCACTGGTGGCCGCTCGCATCCAGTCCGGCGCCAACGTCTATGGGCAGGCGGTCACCGACCCGGCCCTGCGCAATGCGCAGGGGCTGCGGCAGCTGGCCGCCGCGGCTTCACGCGAAGCCAA from Lysobacter arenosi encodes:
- a CDS encoding MFS transporter, which produces MSQVAPREWLPHERPLFPGSPSTPHHPTWLRWAFGLTGALVAITGSLGNAMVTTNLLQLQGSLGVTATEIAWLPAAYVMTNVSANLILIKFRQQFGLRLFTEISLVLYALVTFGHLFVHGPGSAIAVRAAHGIVGAALTTLGVFYMIQALPAQHRLRALAIGIGVSQIGAPIARVISPDLLEFGEWRGLYLFELGLALLSLGAVLLLRLPPGDRYKVFERLDALSITLLSVGMALLCAVLSLGRIVWWREAPWIGWCLAGSIVLVVAGVAVEHFRTNPLINTRWLSSGLMLRLGIAIILLRMALSEQSVGAVGFLQAMGLTNEQMRGLFAVVLLGCIIGIATSAMTVRPVLTRVPALIALTCILIGALMDAYSSNLTRPPQLMVSQFLIGFGSTFFLAPALIAGVGSVIAQPRNLISFFVMFSITQNVGALFGSAFLSTFQVIREKYHSSQLVEPLTLLDPLVAARIQSGANVYGQAVTDPALRNAQGLRQLAAAASREANVLAYNDVYFAIAAIAVMTMIWLTIVATRARLQARRERRLAALATAGSTP
- a CDS encoding carbohydrate kinase family protein, producing the protein MSALICGSLAYDTIMVFPDQFKNHILPDKVHILNVSFLVPRMRREFGGCAGNIAYNLKLLGGDPIPMATVGQDFGPYREHFEQQGINLSQVKEIEELFTPQAFITTDHDNNQITAFHPGAMMRSYENHVRDVKGVSFGIVSPDGREGMLQNATEFAELGIPFIFDPGQAMPLFNGEELRHFIEQADYVTVNDYESNLLQERTGWSENDIVKRVKAYITTRGPHGSQIHTPEKTFDIPPAHERRVTDPTGCGDAFRAGLIFGIEKGYDWLTIGRMGNLMGALKVEHPGTQNQRFDYDEFNEQFKQQFGYSL
- a CDS encoding aminoacyl-tRNA deacylase produces the protein MLSPRLHNLLDQGHAPYTTLNHPRTITAHDTASIAHIEPVHFAKTVMIKADGRLAMVVMPSTYRADLYRLGLALGGAMVELAEETEFRGAFPDCEPGAMPPFGHLYGMPVYVDSRLAHQDEIAFNAGNHTEVVRMPYKEFERLAAPELLWLAHMM
- a CDS encoding M1 family metallopeptidase — protein: MRHSILSLCLVAALAAGCSRDAAPPAATASKEAATVTAADQKSTAVVDEFSYAEPSKVRINDLALMLNVDFDKKELGGSATYTLDWTDPKATQLVLDSRDITVEKVVGERADGKWEDLTWKIGDKDKTLGSKFVIESPSRNKRIRVTYHTSPDASGLQWLTPAMTEGKKTPFMFSQSQQIHARSWVPLQDTPQVRFTYTAHVTSPKDTMVLMSADNDPKAARDGDYTFAMPQKIPSYLLAIAAGDLVFQPISGRAGVWAEPAMVKKAAKEFDDTEKMMQTAERLYGPYRWERYDILVLPPSFPYGGMENPRMTFATPTVIVGDKSLVSLVAHELAHSWSGNLVTFSTPKDSWLNEGFTSYVENRIVEDLYGKPAADMEKVISRNELAAEYKEIDPKLQVLAQRPGTVTNPDDSSSSTVYTKGAWFLQFLEERYGRDVFDPFLKGYFDHFAFQSIPTTTFIEYAKANLLDKYPGKVSEAELDEWIYQPGVPANAPKTVSPRFDAVDAARKAWLDAGTLPAKDATAKWSTQEWVHFIDGMPETLKPEPLAALDAAYHFTGTPNGEIAQRWYPLAVRSGYTQANDAIAAFLERIGRRKLIMPTYNELVKTPAGLKLAQDTFAKARPGYHPITTDSVEAAIAKAQQATAKQ
- a CDS encoding rod shape-determining protein, which encodes MFKKFRGMFSNDLSIDLGTANTLIYVRGQGIVLNEPSVVAVRQDRLIGGNRTVAAVGSEAKMMLGRTPGHITTIRPMKDGVIADFTYTEEMLKHFIRKVHKSRFLRPSPRVLVCVPCGSTQVERRAIKESAEEAGAREVYLIEEPMAAAIGAGMPVTEARGSMVVDIGGGTTEVAVIALNGIVYSASVRIGGDRFDESIISYVRRTYGTLIGEATSERIKIEIGCAYPQTKAASIEVSGRNLAEGVPKMITINSNEVLEALREPLAGIVSAIKLALEQTPPELCADVAERGIVLTGGGALLRDLDRLISEETGLHVQVADDPLTCVARGGGRALELVDMHGNEFFAPE
- a CDS encoding alpha/beta fold hydrolase → MTHRSLRLLAIVIPLLLVLVVAIVLWRDPYSLVRADFARQRIAAGLSRESATVDDHRWVYAYSDAAPKDAPTVVMLHGFTGSKENWYPVAKLLRGHYRLLIPDLPGWGESQRVDGADYGFLAQSERVDQFIEKVAADPRGVVLLGHSMGGGIAAVVAARYPRQVARVGLIDAAGVRFADNRFGEQVLAGKNPFAVEDEASLKRYLDTVFHDAKVRPWAPWPASSIYISRRRGDAAFEQQVLERIGRSDESFLPGKAAAAIRQPTLLLWCRQDAVIDFSAMALYAERIPQANRVLLEGCGHMSLVEQPGMVAQAIEMLIERGQTQ
- the ubiE gene encoding bifunctional demethylmenaquinone methyltransferase/2-methoxy-6-polyprenyl-1,4-benzoquinol methylase UbiE: MNQSSSDKPGSDKTGTTHFGFRDVPTGEKQKLVGKVFSSVASKYDLMNDLMSLGVHRVWKRYFVGTAQVKRGDRVLDLAGGTGDIALLLRDRVGDAGSIVLGDINGEMLRVGRDRMTDMGKVAGFEYVQMNAEKLPFPDGSFDLVTIAFGLRNVTDKDAALREMHRVLKVGGQARVLEFSEVKADWFKPIYDFHSFKVLPQLGKLFANDSDSYQYLAESIRKHPPQDELKAMMQAAGFARCDYRNLSGGIVAIHTGYKV